Sequence from the Streptomyces sp. NBC_00358 genome:
GACGGAGCCGACGCGGCACCCGTCCAGGCCGTGTCCACGGTCATCGGAGATGAACGCCTCGCCGCCGGTCACTTCGGCGACGCCGTGGTGGATCTCGTACCCCTCGACCTGCTCGCCGAGGGCCTCGCCGACCGGCCGCGTCAGCGTCTTCTCCCGCGCGAACCGCACGCGTACGGGGAGGAGTCCGAGCCCGTCGACCCGACCGGCGCGCGACTCGACCTCGTCCTCGATGTGCTGTCCGAGGAGCTGGTAGCCGCCGCAGATGCCGAGCACGGGACGGCCCTCGGCGGCCCGGCGCGCGATCGCGTCCGCGAGGCCGCGCTCACGCAGCCATGCCAGTGCCTTCACCGTGCCCCGGGTCCCGGGCACGATGACGAGATCCGCGTCGGCCAGTTCCTCGGCCCGGTCCACGAACCGCACGACGACGCCCGGTTCGGCGGCCAGCGCGTCCACGTCGGTGAAGTTGGACATCAGCGGGACCGCGCAGACGGCGACCCGCAGGATGTCCGCGCCGACGGGGGAGGAGACGGTGGACTCGCGGACGGCCCCGCGCAGCGAGACCCTCAGCCCGTCCTCCTCGTCGATGCCCAGACCGTGCTGGAAGGGCAGCACACCGTAGGTGCGGCGCCCGGTGAGGCCGTGCAGCATGTCGAGGCCGGGCTCCAGCAGGCCGACGTCCCCGCGGAACTTGTTGACGAGGAACCCGGCGACGAGCGCCTGGTCCTCGGGCGACAGCAGGGCGACCGTCCCGAAGAACGAGGCGAACACACCGCCCCGGTCGATGTCGCCGACGACGAGCACGGGGAGCCCCGCGTTCCGCGCCACCCCCATGTTCACGATGTCGGTGCGCCGCAGATTGATCTCGGCCGGGCTGCCGGCCCCCTCACAGATCACCGCGTCATACGTGCCCCGCAACTGGGCGAGACAGTCGAGGACCGTCCCGAGGAGTGCTTCCTGGCGTCCTCCGCGCAGCCTTTCGCCGGGTGCCCCGGCGCCCGGCAGCGGCTCCCCGGCGGGTCCGGACGTCCCGAAGAACCCGCGCGCGCTCATCTCGCCCACCGGCCTGCCCATCAGGACGACCTGACTGCTGCGGTCGCTGCCCGGCTTGAGCAGCACGGGATTCATCAGCGCGGTCGGCTCCACGCGGGCGGCCTGCGCCTGCATGGCCTGCGCCCGCCCGATCTCGGCGCCCTCGCGCGTCACGAACGAGTTCAGGGACATGTTCTGCGCCTTGAAGGGCGCGACCTTGACGCCCTGGCGCACCAGCCACCGGCAGATCCCGGCGGTCACGACACTCTTTCCTGCGTCCGAGGTGGTCCCGGCGATCAGCAGCCCCCCGCTCATGCGGTGCGCCCCTTCCTGGTGAGCAGGACCGTGAGCAGCACCCGTCCGGCGGCGCTCACGCCGAGCGCGAGCCGGCCGACGCGCCGGGACAGCCGTACGGCCCGCTCGATGTCGTG
This genomic interval carries:
- a CDS encoding cobyric acid synthase; translation: MSGGLLIAGTTSDAGKSVVTAGICRWLVRQGVKVAPFKAQNMSLNSFVTREGAEIGRAQAMQAQAARVEPTALMNPVLLKPGSDRSSQVVLMGRPVGEMSARGFFGTSGPAGEPLPGAGAPGERLRGGRQEALLGTVLDCLAQLRGTYDAVICEGAGSPAEINLRRTDIVNMGVARNAGLPVLVVGDIDRGGVFASFFGTVALLSPEDQALVAGFLVNKFRGDVGLLEPGLDMLHGLTGRRTYGVLPFQHGLGIDEEDGLRVSLRGAVRESTVSSPVGADILRVAVCAVPLMSNFTDVDALAAEPGVVVRFVDRAEELADADLVIVPGTRGTVKALAWLRERGLADAIARRAAEGRPVLGICGGYQLLGQHIEDEVESRAGRVDGLGLLPVRVRFAREKTLTRPVGEALGEQVEGYEIHHGVAEVTGGEAFISDDRGHGLDGCRVGSVWGTHWHGSLESDGFRRAFLREVAASAGRRFVPAADTSFAALREEQLDRLGDLIEEHADTDALWRLIESGAPQGLPFIPPGAPA